In the Primulina eburnea isolate SZY01 unplaced genomic scaffold, ASM2296580v1 ctg1_ERROPOS9082318, whole genome shotgun sequence genome, one interval contains:
- the LOC140820858 gene encoding small ribosomal subunit protein uS9 has translation MAAPTESVQCFGRKKTAVAVTHCKRGRGLIKINGVPIELVQPEILRYKAFEPILLLGRHRFAGVDMRIRVKGGGHTSQIYAIRQSIAKALVAFYQKYVDEQSKKEIKDILVRYDRTLLVADPRRCEPKKFGGRGARARFQKSYR, from the coding sequence ATGGCGGCGCCAACGGAATCCGTCCAATGCTTCGGCCGTAAGAAAACAGCGGTAGCCGTTACCCACTGCAAACGCGGCCGTGGCTTGATCAAGATCAACGGTGTCCCCATCGAGCTCGTGCAACCGGAGATCCTCCGCTACAAAGCGTTCGAGCCAATCCTCCTCCTTGGACGCCATCGTTTCGCAGGAGTTGACATGCGTATCCGCGTCAAAGGCGGAGGTCACACCTCTCAGATTTACGCCATCCGCCAGTCCATCGCAAAAGCACTTGTCGCATTCTACCAGAAGTACGTCGACGAGCAGTCGAAGAAGGAGATAAAGGATATCCTCGTGAGGTACGACAGGACTTTGCTTGTGGCTGATCCCAGGCGCTGCGAGCCGAAGAAGTTTGGTGGACGCGGTGCTCGCGCGAGGTTTCAGAAGTCATACCGTTGA
- the LOC140820852 gene encoding E3 ubiquitin-protein ligase MBR2-like, translating into MQEERSTFNSFPETIDLNQGSFPNNTSIDYPSSWDNMVNPVENRLPNYMFASSDENIRCTNDTNNCGQRFCGWECGESSSSTNNLQDQACSDDPKTRLGRRPSFPDYFAARSEDKSFEQSHICSAGYVGNQVDGRCLSARNYNSNCGSLKVSSNHEYVRESGSYIKLGSSPPHIQYPCSLTDTQHIHNFNASSSHVGSSVGDSSMYMENNETSGPCFSTWGTSCKRKAIEGTSGQSYHGGSSSTNQRMEEMMMHSVSGCYKDPGNLGIASGPLNLSQLNDPEQLNPSDGVGVNVGVNRASPAFFPSPRIPTSEQCPAINFSVTSNLEHCESDPLETSRGTSARHSSVHSSQLLSRPILSTNSLELRSPFELPLNPTNIPYQSHSMHLNEVRGLPSHPWRESTLLDGGSSSSSVVFGERGSGANARSSYRTNSELPMIFPAPETRNYFHDQIDWSYAPGTSTSPRNHSSGSRSGPSSGGPDSSGAWLPHLNMASQIGQRLSEVAVAPWIPFLNIDSDSETQRSHSALFPSASSSSHEAASTSRAQHQPNQRSASFLTDIPDDDTSRRRALATVDRRHRLIRQVLNAMRRGVHLQAEDYMLIDPFVNGFVELHDRYRDMRLDVDDMSYEELLALEERIGNVSTGLDEEKISSSMQQKIYEATTVSPNLEPCCICQEGYVAGDGIGILDCGHDFHTICIKQWLILKNICPVCKMTALGT; encoded by the exons ATGCAAGAGGAAAGAAGTACCTTCAATTCCTTTCCAGAAACAATTGATTTGAATCAAGGATCTTTTCCCAATAATACGTCCATAGATTATCCATCTTCTTGGGATAACATGGTAAATCCCGTTGAAAATCGATTACCAAATTATATGTTTGCATCCAGTGATGAAAACATTAGATGCACGAATGACACCAACAATTGTGGTCAGAGGTTTTGTGGTTGGGAATGTGGTGAATCCAGCTCCAGTACAAATAATCTGCAAGACCAAGCTTGCAGTGATGATCCCAAAACAAGGCTTGGACGTCGGCCCTCTTTTCCTGATTATTTTGCTGCAAGATCCGAAGATAAGTCCTTTGAACAATCTCATATCTGTAGTGCCGGTTATGTTGGAAATCAAGTAGATGGCAGGTGCTTGAGTGCTCGAAATTACAACTCAAATTGTGGTTCGCTGAAAGTAAGTTCAAACCATGAATATGTGAGAGAGAGTGGTAGTTATATCAAGTTAGGATCAAGCCCACCTCATATTCAATACCCTTGTAGCCTTACAGACACTCAGCATATTCATAATTTCAATGCTTCTTCCAGTCACGTAGGATCTTCTGTAGGTGATTCAAGTATGTACATGGAAAATAATGAAACATCAGGACCGTGTTTCAGTACTTGGGGGACATCTTGCAAGAGAAAAGCTATTGAAGGTACTTCTGGACAGTCTTACCATGGTGGAAGTTCAAGCACCAACCAGCGAATGGAGGAAATGATGATGCATTCGGTTTCAGGATGTTACAAAGATCCAGGAAATTTAGGTATAGCATCTGGCCCACTGAACTTGTCTCAACTTAATGACCCCGAGCAGCTAAATCCAAGTGATGGTGTTGGTGTTAATGTTGGTGTTAATAGAGCATCCCCTGCATTTTTCCCTTCTCCGAGAATTCCAACAAGTGAACAATGCCCTGCCATAAATTTCTCTGTCACATCAAACCTTGAACACTGTGAGTCAGATCCACTTGAAACATCTAGAGGCACTTCTGCAAGGCATTCTAGTGTGCATTCTTCCCAGCTGCTATCACGACCTATCTTGAGCACTAATTCATTGGAATTGAGGTCACCATTTGAACTACCGTTGAATCCGACCAATATCCcatatcaatctcattcaatGCACTTAAATGAGGTTAGGGGCCTGCCATCGCATCCATGGAGGGAATCTACTTTACTAGATGGTGGTTCATCGAGTTCTTCTGTGGTCTTTGGAGAAAGAGGATCTGGAGCTAATGCTAGGAGTTCTTATAGAACTAATTCCGAGCTTCCCATGATTTTTCCTGCACCTGAGACAAGAAATTATTTTCATGATCAAATCGATTGGAGTTATGCTCCTGGAACTTCAACATCACCTAGAAACCATTCTTCTGGATCACGGAGTGGTCCCAGTTCTGGTGGCCCGGATTCTTCTGGAGCCTGGTTGCCTCATCTAAACATGGCTTCGCAAATTGGTCAACGATTGTCAGAAGTCGCAGTCGCTCCCTGGATTCCTTTTCTTAACATTGACTCTGATTCTGAAACTCAGAGAAGTCACTCTGCCCTTTTTCCTTCTGCATCTTCATCCTCACATGAAGCAGCATCGACCAGTCGGGCACAGCATCAACCCAATCAAAGGTCAGCATCATTCTTAACGGATATTCCAGATGATGATACTAGTCGAAGGCGTGCTTTAGCCACCGTCGATAGGAGACATAGATTG ATCCGTCAAGTCTTGAATGCAATGCGGAGGGGTGTCCACTTGCAAGCTGAG GATTACATGCTTATTGACCCTTTTGTAAATGGGTTTGTTGAGTTGCATGATCGATACAGAGATATGAGACTTGATGTTGACGATATGTCTTATGAG GAACTGTTGGCTTTGGAGGAAAGAATTGGGAATGTCAGCACAGGTCTGGATGAAGAAAAGATTTCGAGCTCCATGCAACAAAAAATATATGAAGCTACTACAGTTTCACCAAACTTGGAGCCATGCTGTATTTGTCAG GAAGGTTACGTTGCCGGAGATGGTATTGGGATATTGGACTGTGGGCACGATTTTCATACCATTTGCATCAAACAATGGCTAATACTGAAGAATATTTGCCCCGTCTGTAAAATGACAGCATTAGGAACTTGA